A single genomic interval of Littorina saxatilis isolate snail1 linkage group LG17, US_GU_Lsax_2.0, whole genome shotgun sequence harbors:
- the LOC138952918 gene encoding uncharacterized protein, which yields MKPASCGGPCPTATFPGHQQFFHDFILCADSPHFYHHVADILLSRIQELNQMDFNNQAPRGTNSEVADKDPQLSHEEQEEECAAFSAALLTMRLLARFLGLLHYLPYQGVDRLPKHLQQDNIALRNKLAPAWDLCPSVERAAEKGVLALTVPWVVDYLAMMDTVAPRSTHVRYLLMLLRHLLRSVWAELKRSGFTYSRLLVVTSLGWLFDQPCMPVGYFFAELPSLEEEEKSVAVSLAPEAKECKDLVTQDLFYSCCPYFGEMRYLLTEFSLGSRAKTEVRKVNPLPPRPSSAPAARTTLVSRDPNTKYTQSKLLGNFFHMYSKSIHRLVELVSEQNSSNFIKDLRYHALPSALARCEGEGGAMSHVPETAQQIYTQTLDKMMADLESVCMDKVKGSLQLLLPPNNHDTVGAFAVQMCCALTTQKVTRWIKTHVEFDAFHNKLTAGASHKSKLSTPRRDGPHTKQPVKKEQKGSAEKADTTTHTSAVACPGAPQLTAEKPAGKEANQSETCHKLAERMTLEDRLCNSLSVPLRKGETDGADTSAEAVTGFGALSSRSGDSNFVRVASVIGKSGDGSPLLPNKPVATSLGDSKSYTEVTLPGNLPVTEGKLSSSTSCKTIVASPDAKISLKSVSSPLCTLASCQADCKTCSPSSAYCKSCITSTSSCNSGMTSAADIKSSGTTADTACQLVSSTDSTRSVMTSADKFIVTSSVDVRSLTSSEVCPRRTTRRRSEVCNPVTSEVDCKLVTSCGVILAEGEQTAAPSSAVDDRTSDISDSKKPAGVESGNELTNPADTGKTHDSCDTVSDKCEMVDSDMICYLLRDTQDLLWSLRVEGEGVSQEELHTLLHKAVHALSSSEEQPPQTPPFLVGSITQLSAAVVFCQPPLWTEATSSLFVDVWTRAGDMCKELHVLCTSVFLGYLEEAEDLELSLQLYSKLLVTLIERQLLTLSGIEQAFASALPEFEEYTQQIQDITQHITDHLHNTE from the exons GAGGAGTGTGCTGCGTTCTCTGCGGCCCTGCTGACCATGCGACTGCTGGCGCGCTTCCTAGGACTCCTGCATTACCTCCCCTACCAGGGTGTGGACCGGCTGCCCAAACATCTCCAGCAGGACAACATCGCCCTCAGGAACAAG CTTGCCCCGGCGTGGGACCTGTGCCCCAGTGTGGAGAGAGCGGCAGAGAAGGGTGTGCTGGCCCTGACTGTACCCTGGGTAGTGGATTACTTGGCCATGATGGACACTGTCGCTCCCAGGTCCACCCACGTCAGGTACCTCTTGATGTTGCTCAGGCATCTACTCAG GTCAGTCTGGGCAGAACTGAAGAGGTCAGGGTTCACCTACAGCCGTCTGTTGGTCGTCACATCTCTCGGCTGGCTCTTTGAC cAACCCTGCATGCCTGTTGGCTACTTTTTCGCAGAGTTGCCGTCtctagaagaagaagagaaaagtgTCGCTGTTTCTCTTGCTCCCGAGGCAAAG GAGTGCAAAGACTTGGTTACACAAGACCTCTTCTACTCCTGCTGTCCTTATTTTG GAGAGATGCGGTACCTGCTAACAGAGTTCTCCCTTGGGTCGAGAGCCAAGACCGAGGTGCGCAAGGtcaaccccctccctccccgaCCCAGCTCCGCTCCGGCTGCCCGGACCACGCTCGTCAGCAGAGACCCCAACACCAAGTACACACAG TCAAAGCTGCTGGGCAACTTTTTCCACATGTACTCCAAGTCCATTCATCGCCTGGTGGAGCTGGTATCAGAACAGAACTCCTCAAACTTCATCAAGGACCTCCGCTACCATGCTCTACCTTCTGCACTGGCCCGTTGTGAGGGAGAG GGTGGTGCAATGAGCCATGTACCGGAGACAGCACAGCAGATCTACACTCAAACACTGGACAAGATGATGGCTGACCTGGAGAG CGTGTGTATGGATAAAGTGAAGGGAAGCCTACAGCTGCTTCTGCCCCCAAACAACCATGACACAGTGGGTGCCTTCGCTGTCCAGATGTGCTGTGCTCTGACCACACAGAAAGTCACCAGGTGGATCAAAACACACGTTGAGTTCG ATGCCTTCCACAACAAGCTGACAGCAGGAGCTTCCCACAAATCCAAACTGTCCACTCCCCGCAGAGACGGCCCTCACACCAAACAGCCTGTGAAAAAGGAACAAAAGGGGTCAGCAGAAAAAGCagacacaactacacacacCAGCGCTGTGGCATGCCCTGGTGCACCGCAGTTGACTGCAGAAAAACCCGCTGGAAAGGAAGCAAACCAAAGTGAAACGTGCCACAAGCTGGCTGAAAGAATGACTTTGGAGGATAGGTTGTGTAATTCACTTTCTGTGCCTTTGCGGAAAGGTGAAACGGATGGGGCTGACACTTCAGCAGAAGCTGTCACAGGGTTTGGTGCTTTGTCTTCCAGATCTGGAGATAGTAATTTTGTGAGAGTAGCATCAGTGATAGGGAAATCTGGCGATGGATCACCACTGCTGCCAAACAAGCCTGTGGCAACATCATTGGGTGATAGCAAGAGTTATACTGAAGTAACTCTGCCTGGCAACCTTCCAGTGACAGAAGGCAAGTTGTCTTCATCAACATCTTGTAAAACAATCGTTGCATCCCCAGATGCGAAAATTTCTCTGAAAAGTGTGTCTTCTCCGTTATGCACTCTGGCATCATGTCAAGCAGACTGCAAGACTTGCTCTCCATCATCAGCCTATTGTAAGTCCTGCATAACATCAACATCAAGCTGCAACTCTGGCATGACGTCAGCAGCAGACATCAAGTCTTCAGGGACAACAGCAGATACAGCATGTCAGCTGGTATCATCAACAGACTCTACACGTTCAGTGATGACATCAGCTGACAAATTCATTGTGACATCATCAGTGGATGTTAGATCTCTGACATCATCAGAGGTTTGCCctaggcgaacgacaagaagaagatcagAGGTTTGCAATCCTGTGACATCAGAAGTGGATTGCAAACTTGTGACATCATGCGGTGTGATATTAGCTGAAGGTGAACAGACAGCGGCCCCATCATCAGCTGTAGACGACAGAACTTCTGATATTTCAGACAGCAAAAAACCGGCTGGTGTTGAAAGTGGAAATGAGCTCACAAACCCTGCAGACACTGGGAAAACACATGACAGCTGTGATACTGTTAGTGACAAATGCGAAATGGTCGACAGTGATATGATCTGCTACTTGCTTCGAGATACACAG GATCTGCTGTGGAGTTTGAGAGTGGAGGGAGAGGGAGTGAGTCAAGAAGAGCTGCACACTTTGTTACACAAAGCTGTGCACGCCTTGTCCAGTTCAGAG GAGCAGCCTCCCCAGACTCCTCCCTTCCTTGTCGGCAGCATCACACAGCTTAGTGCTGCTGTTG TGTTCTGCCAGCCACCCCTGTGGACGGAAGCCACGTCCTCCCTGTTTGTGGACGTGTGGACCAGAGCTGGCGACATGTGTAAGGAGTTGCACGTTCTGTGCACGTCGGTCTTTCTGGGCTATCTGGAGGAGGCTGAGGACCTGGAGTTGTCTCTCCAGCTGTACTCCAAGCTACTCGTCACCCTCATTGAGAGACAACTCCTTACGCTATCTGGCATTGAACAGGCTTTTGCCTCAGCGCTGCCAGAGTTTGAG GAATACACCCAACAAATCCAAGACATCACTCAGCACATTACTGATCACCTGCACAACACCGAATGA
- the LOC138953042 gene encoding uncharacterized protein, with the protein MELMLRKLLGRFVKPVARKNKPVQDVEYNLPYNILPNSELAIGEDARKFLEAKEKNHLRQIRIEEFYKQVKAYFVALVDYLKSRLPLGDPLLAHAQVVDVDRQDDASVNSVTFFLARFPSLLPPGSTVNDITEQFSSYQARDVQSCKAERIDQTWANIGNMTEEGDISLLDLSKVMRGIMTIPHSSAHCERVFSCVRKNHTAQRASLSHATVESLLVLKSNPLGPAEAVRRLTDSDLDALKSAYAKSLKPQPEKEHEIL; encoded by the coding sequence ATGGAGTTGATGCTGAGAAAACTGCTTGGCAGATTCGTCAAACCTGTtgcaagaaaaaacaaaccagTTCAGGATGTTGAATACAATCTCCCTTACAACATTCTGCCCAACAGCGAGCTTGCCATTGGCGAAGATGCTCGGAAGTTCTTGGAggccaaagaaaaaaatcatCTGAGGCAGATCAGAATTGAAGAATTCTACAAACAAGTCAAAGCCTACTTTGTGGCACTTGTTGACTACCTCAAATCCCGCTTGCCTCTGGGTGACCCACTGCTAGCCCATGCTCAAGTGGTGGATGTGGACCGCCAAGATGATGCCTCTGTCAACAGTGTCACATTCTTCCTCGCCAGATTTCCAAGCCTGCTGCCTCCTGGATCAACAGTCAACGACATTACAGAACAGTTCTCTTCCTACCAAGCACGAGATGTCCAATCTTGCAAGGCAGAACGGATTGACCAGACTTGGGCAAACATCGGCAACATGACTGAGGAAGGTGACATCAGTTTGCTGGATCTCTCGAAGGTCATGAGGGGCATAATGACTATTCCTCACAGCAGCGCCCACTGTGAAAGAGTATTTTCTTGTGTACGGAAGAATCACACTGCCCAGAGAGCCAGTCTTTCACATGCCACAGTTGAAAGCCTGCTGGTTTTGAAGTCAAACCCTCTGGGACCTGCAGAAGCAGTTCGTCGTCTGACTGACAGTGACCTTGACGCTCTTAAGAGTGCTTACGCCAAAAGCCTCAAACCACAGCCTGAGAAGGAACATGAAATCCTGTAG